The following coding sequences are from one Streptomyces sp. NBC_01294 window:
- a CDS encoding fatty acid CoA ligase family protein encodes MPQTRLTDGGGRAAEQPATVTDSVAGWLERNARAFPDKPAVIHPDGRGSGSYGTITYGELQQTVEELARGFRRAGITRGTRTVLMAPPGPELFALCFALFRVGAVPVVVDPGMGVRRMLHCYRAVGAEAFIGPPLAQLVRVLGRRTFAGVRVPVTLGRRRLGRGHTLSALRTTPATGSRADAAAPAGGDDLLMIGFTTGSTGPAKGVEYTHRMALSIARQIEAVHGRTRDDVSLVTLPFYGVLDLVYGSTLVLAPLAPARVAQADPALLVDALERFRVTTMFASPALLRNLAGHLTGAARGRHPLPDLRCVVSGGAPVPDAVVAALRRVLDEKARIHVTYGATEVLPITSIEAAEILGDDADVDADAGADTDTRRGSGGTAARAAAGEGTCVGRPVPGTRVIIAPVTDGPLARLDSTTSLPTGRVGEILVHGDSVSRRYHRAPQSDAAHKVTEERPGGEDPRTWHRTGDLGHLDADGRLWFCGRAAQRVRTGYRDLHTVRCEGVFNAHPLVRRTALVGIGPAGAQRPVVCVETETGADGAALDESTWTELVAELRTMAGAHAATAGLQEFLRHPAFPVDIRHNAKIGREELARWAEQQEARPTSSPGRRAVRIVPLAGWAYLVGGAVWAAAGGVPDIPVLRWLWWADAFLSIGVHAAQIPLALPRGRAAGHGTAAVVGRTMLYGATWWRAL; translated from the coding sequence GTGCCGCAGACGAGGTTGACCGACGGCGGCGGCCGGGCCGCGGAGCAGCCGGCCACCGTTACCGACAGCGTGGCCGGGTGGCTCGAGCGAAACGCCCGTGCCTTTCCCGACAAACCTGCCGTCATCCATCCCGACGGCCGAGGCTCCGGCAGCTACGGCACCATCACCTACGGCGAGTTACAGCAGACGGTCGAGGAGCTGGCCCGCGGATTCCGGCGCGCCGGGATCACCCGGGGCACCAGGACGGTGCTGATGGCCCCACCCGGGCCGGAGCTCTTCGCCCTCTGCTTCGCGCTGTTCCGGGTCGGGGCCGTGCCCGTCGTCGTGGATCCCGGCATGGGGGTACGGCGCATGCTGCACTGCTACCGGGCCGTGGGCGCCGAGGCGTTCATCGGGCCGCCCCTCGCCCAGCTCGTGCGCGTCCTGGGCCGCCGTACCTTCGCCGGTGTACGCGTGCCCGTCACCCTGGGACGGCGCCGGCTCGGCCGCGGCCACACCCTCTCCGCGCTGCGCACCACCCCCGCGACCGGAAGCCGTGCGGACGCGGCGGCACCGGCCGGCGGGGACGACCTGCTGATGATCGGCTTCACCACCGGAAGCACGGGCCCCGCCAAGGGAGTCGAATACACCCACCGCATGGCGTTGTCCATCGCCCGCCAGATAGAAGCCGTCCACGGCCGCACCCGCGACGACGTATCCCTGGTCACGCTGCCCTTCTACGGGGTGCTCGACCTGGTCTACGGATCCACCCTGGTCCTCGCGCCGCTGGCCCCCGCCCGGGTCGCCCAGGCGGACCCCGCGCTGCTCGTGGACGCGCTGGAACGATTCCGCGTCACCACGATGTTCGCCTCGCCGGCCCTGCTGCGGAACCTGGCCGGTCACCTCACAGGCGCCGCTCGCGGCCGCCACCCGCTGCCCGACCTGCGCTGCGTCGTCTCCGGCGGGGCCCCCGTGCCAGACGCGGTCGTGGCCGCGCTGCGCCGCGTACTCGACGAGAAGGCGCGGATCCATGTGACGTACGGGGCCACGGAGGTTCTGCCGATCACCTCGATCGAGGCGGCCGAGATCCTCGGTGACGACGCCGATGTCGACGCCGATGCCGGTGCCGACACCGACACCCGCCGCGGAAGCGGCGGTACCGCGGCCCGCGCCGCCGCGGGCGAAGGGACCTGCGTCGGCCGGCCCGTCCCCGGCACCCGCGTGATCATCGCCCCCGTCACCGACGGCCCGCTCGCTCGACTGGACTCCACAACCAGCCTGCCGACCGGGCGCGTCGGCGAGATCCTGGTCCACGGCGACTCCGTCAGCCGGCGCTACCACCGGGCACCCCAGTCCGACGCCGCCCACAAGGTGACCGAGGAACGACCCGGCGGCGAAGACCCCCGCACCTGGCACCGGACCGGCGACCTCGGCCACCTCGACGCCGACGGACGGCTGTGGTTCTGCGGACGCGCCGCACAGCGGGTCCGCACCGGCTACCGGGACCTGCACACCGTGCGCTGCGAGGGAGTCTTCAACGCCCACCCCCTGGTCCGGCGCACCGCCCTGGTCGGCATCGGGCCGGCCGGAGCGCAACGGCCCGTCGTCTGCGTGGAGACCGAGACAGGGGCGGACGGGGCAGCGCTCGACGAAAGCACATGGACGGAGCTGGTCGCCGAACTGCGCACGATGGCCGGGGCACACGCCGCGACCGCCGGCCTCCAGGAGTTCCTGCGCCACCCGGCCTTCCCCGTGGACATCCGGCACAACGCCAAGATCGGCCGCGAGGAGCTGGCCCGCTGGGCCGAGCAGCAGGAGGCCCGGCCCACATCCTCCCCGGGTCGCCGCGCGGTCCGGATCGTGCCGCTCGCCGGATGGGCGTACCTCGTCGGCGGAGCGGTGTGGGCCGCGGCCGGGGGAGTCCCCGACATCCCGGTGCTGCGGTGGCTGTGGTGGGCCGACGCATTCCTCAGCATCGGCGTGCACGCCGCGCAGATCCCGCTCGCGCTGCCGCGCGGCAGGGCGGCCGGACACGGGACCGCCGCGGTGGTCGGGCGCACCATGCTCTACGGCGCGACCTGGTGGCGGGCGCTGTGA
- a CDS encoding SDR family oxidoreductase, whose protein sequence is MATVLVTGATGNVGSKVATELRERGISVRAFVRDLDRAAAVLDGKTEMAHGDFAEPASVRRALDGVERMFLLCANDPRQVEYGTNAIDAAAAAGVRQVVMLSTIGARAGSSTVFFDQHGRIEEHLRGSGIPAVVLRSSHMMSNILGSATTIRQAGRFFLPAGDARIAMVDPHDVATAAAAALVTSRHDGRTHVLTGPEAITYAEVARLLSSALGRPVEYVNVPDDAAVAGMAQAGLPQWLAEQVVAVFEALRGGENASTTSSVRELTGREPRGFKEFARWAAPLLVGE, encoded by the coding sequence ATGGCGACGGTGCTGGTGACGGGCGCGACAGGGAACGTCGGTTCGAAGGTCGCCACGGAGCTGCGTGAGCGTGGCATTTCGGTTCGTGCCTTCGTCCGTGACCTGGATCGTGCGGCCGCCGTTCTCGACGGCAAGACCGAGATGGCGCACGGCGACTTCGCAGAGCCGGCGTCGGTCCGGCGGGCACTCGACGGTGTCGAGCGGATGTTCCTACTCTGCGCGAACGACCCCAGACAGGTGGAGTACGGGACGAACGCGATCGACGCGGCAGCGGCCGCGGGTGTCCGACAGGTGGTCATGCTGTCCACGATCGGGGCACGGGCCGGTTCCTCGACGGTCTTCTTCGACCAGCACGGCCGCATTGAGGAGCACCTGCGCGGCTCGGGCATCCCTGCGGTGGTGCTGCGCTCAAGCCACATGATGTCGAACATCCTCGGTTCTGCCACGACCATCCGGCAGGCCGGCCGCTTCTTCCTGCCTGCCGGCGACGCGCGCATCGCAATGGTCGATCCACATGATGTCGCCACCGCCGCTGCCGCGGCGTTGGTCACGTCCAGGCATGACGGCCGGACTCACGTCCTCACCGGCCCGGAGGCGATCACCTACGCCGAGGTCGCACGGCTGCTGTCGAGCGCCTTGGGCCGCCCGGTCGAGTACGTGAACGTCCCGGACGATGCAGCGGTCGCGGGAATGGCCCAGGCCGGCCTGCCGCAGTGGCTCGCGGAGCAGGTGGTGGCCGTCTTCGAGGCGCTGCGCGGCGGTGAGAACGCTTCCACCACCAGCTCGGTGCGGGAACTGACGGGCCGTGAACCGCGCGGCTTCAAGGAGTTCGCCCGCTGGGCGGCCCCGTTGCTGGTCGGCGAGTAG
- a CDS encoding Imm7 family immunity protein has product MFEYHGWITIRETAANEDDDVRLRQIIDELRLRIAEMADPYLLDLRWMNGEPFIHLGGNANHRSATDVIDLFEHVAEVAPGSYGLLHMHDDEDPGHENEARVLRLARGTITQHTEALLSPCIPKLEDPFTG; this is encoded by the coding sequence GTGTTCGAGTACCACGGGTGGATCACGATCAGGGAGACCGCGGCCAACGAGGATGATGATGTCCGGCTGCGGCAGATCATCGATGAGCTTCGGCTTCGCATCGCCGAGATGGCCGACCCGTACCTCCTCGACCTCAGGTGGATGAACGGTGAGCCGTTCATCCACCTGGGAGGCAACGCCAATCACCGCTCAGCGACCGATGTCATTGACTTGTTCGAGCATGTGGCTGAGGTGGCACCCGGCTCTTACGGGCTTCTTCATATGCACGATGACGAGGACCCGGGCCACGAGAACGAGGCACGCGTGCTCAGACTCGCTCGGGGCACGATCACGCAGCACACGGAGGCACTGCTGTCTCCGTGTATCCCGAAGCTGGAAGACCCCTTCACCGGCTAG
- a CDS encoding 3-oxoacyl-ACP synthase III family protein — MSTTAYSRIEALGICLPATVQTTPQLAALVPGLGEVDIEKITGIAERRVHDPEPAAGEDSFGMALSAARDALESSRYRAADLDIVISASITRFKDGGRFTFEPSFAAMLARELGARSAIHFDVSNACAGMMTGVWLLDRMIRSGAVRRGLVVSGEQATRVAQTAAREMTDSYDPQFASLSVGDSASAVVLDVSADAADRIHYIELMTCSEYSHLCMGMPSDRTPGIALYTDNKKMHNRDRLKLWPRFHGDFLAKRGRTFAGEEFDYVIQHQVGTRFIDYANQTAEAEFAAPMPASLSVVERYGNTATTSHFLTLCEHLRAGDARPGATYLLVPAASGVVTGALSATLTNVGV, encoded by the coding sequence ATGAGCACCACCGCATACAGCCGAATAGAAGCCTTAGGCATCTGCCTTCCGGCCACAGTCCAGACCACCCCCCAACTCGCCGCCCTGGTCCCGGGGCTGGGGGAGGTGGACATCGAGAAGATCACCGGGATCGCCGAGCGGCGCGTCCACGACCCCGAACCGGCGGCCGGCGAGGACTCGTTCGGGATGGCCCTGTCCGCCGCGCGGGACGCGCTCGAGTCCTCCCGCTACCGGGCCGCCGACCTCGACATCGTCATCTCCGCCTCGATCACGCGCTTCAAGGACGGCGGCCGGTTCACCTTCGAACCGTCCTTCGCCGCGATGCTGGCCAGGGAGCTGGGCGCCCGCTCCGCCATCCACTTCGACGTCTCCAACGCCTGCGCCGGAATGATGACCGGCGTGTGGCTGCTCGACCGCATGATCCGCTCCGGTGCCGTGCGCCGCGGGCTGGTCGTCAGCGGCGAGCAGGCCACCCGCGTCGCGCAGACCGCCGCACGCGAGATGACCGACTCCTACGACCCGCAGTTCGCCTCGCTCTCGGTCGGGGATTCGGCGTCCGCAGTCGTCCTCGACGTTTCCGCCGACGCAGCCGACCGCATCCACTACATCGAGCTGATGACCTGCTCCGAGTACTCCCACCTGTGCATGGGCATGCCCAGCGACCGCACCCCGGGCATCGCCCTGTACACAGACAACAAGAAGATGCACAACCGCGACCGGCTCAAGCTGTGGCCGCGGTTCCACGGGGACTTCCTGGCCAAGAGGGGGCGGACGTTCGCCGGTGAGGAGTTCGACTACGTCATCCAGCACCAGGTCGGCACCCGCTTCATCGACTACGCCAACCAGACGGCCGAGGCCGAGTTCGCCGCTCCGATGCCTGCCTCCCTCTCCGTGGTCGAGCGGTACGGAAACACCGCCACGACCTCGCACTTCCTGACGCTGTGCGAGCACCTCAGGGCGGGCGACGCCCGCCCCGGGGCCACGTACCTGCTGGTGCCGGCCGCCTCCGGTGTGGTCACCGGTGCCCTGTCCGCGACGCTCACGAACGTGGGGGTCTGA
- a CDS encoding deoxynucleoside kinase, with protein MSVICVGGMIGIGKTSVAEVLAKELGSEVFYESVEDNPILPLFYTASPEEIEAKRYPFLLQLYFLQTRFASIKEAYKQGDNVLDRSIYEDWYFAKVNHDLGRISSLEMRVYEGLLEEMMREIDGLPYRKAPDLMVYLKADFETVLHRIGLRGRDFEQDENLIEYYRTLWSGYDDWVHKHYSASEVLVVDMNHTDVVNNPEDAARVAREVKEALAAGGLRA; from the coding sequence ATGTCAGTGATCTGCGTCGGTGGCATGATCGGAATAGGCAAGACGAGCGTGGCCGAAGTGCTTGCCAAGGAGCTGGGCAGCGAGGTCTTCTACGAGAGCGTGGAAGACAATCCGATCCTTCCGCTCTTCTACACGGCGAGCCCCGAGGAGATCGAGGCGAAGCGCTACCCCTTCCTCCTCCAGCTCTACTTCCTGCAGACCCGGTTCGCCTCGATCAAGGAGGCGTACAAGCAGGGCGACAACGTCCTCGACCGGTCCATCTACGAGGACTGGTACTTCGCCAAGGTCAATCACGACCTGGGCCGGATCAGCTCCCTCGAGATGCGGGTGTACGAGGGGCTGCTCGAGGAGATGATGCGCGAGATCGACGGCCTGCCGTACCGCAAGGCACCCGATCTCATGGTCTACCTCAAGGCGGACTTCGAGACGGTCCTGCACCGCATCGGGCTGCGGGGCCGCGATTTCGAGCAGGACGAGAACCTCATCGAGTACTACCGGACGCTGTGGTCCGGCTACGACGACTGGGTGCACAAGCACTACTCGGCCAGCGAAGTCCTCGTCGTCGACATGAACCACACGGACGTGGTGAACAACCCCGAGGACGCGGCGCGCGTGGCGCGGGAGGTCAAGGAGGCCCTGGCAGCGGGCGGGCTTCGGGCCTGA
- a CDS encoding NAD-dependent epimerase/dehydratase family protein, whose translation MAGAVKILVTGASGFLGGHLVDGALRQGHQVRALVRGGSDAARLRSLPGVEVVTGDLTDDGSLGRAAEGCEAVLHSAARVVDHGSRAQFEAANVTGTQRLLAAARSAGARRFVFVSSPSALMRVREGDRLGIDESTPYPERWFNHYCETKAIAEQYVRAADGPEFTTCALRPRGIWGPRDHAGFLPRMVDAMRAGRLPDLSGGKRVLVSLCHVDNAVDACLRAVLAPAGQVGGKAYFVVDREETDLWPFLARVGALFDCPPPAPRIPLVLGRAMAAAVETGWHLRHRSAGSGGRGGTEAAPPLSRYMMALLTRSATYDTHAARHDLGYTAPRTQTDGLRALQEWVTEVGGVAAWTAGPAARSGTAAPARRPAPEHTEQGNTQS comes from the coding sequence GTGGCGGGCGCTGTGAAGATCCTGGTCACCGGAGCATCCGGATTCCTGGGCGGGCACCTGGTCGACGGCGCGCTGCGCCAGGGCCATCAGGTCCGCGCCCTCGTACGGGGAGGCAGCGATGCCGCACGGCTGCGCTCCCTGCCCGGCGTCGAGGTCGTCACCGGCGACCTCACCGACGATGGTTCGCTCGGGCGGGCGGCAGAGGGCTGCGAGGCGGTCCTGCACAGCGCGGCGCGGGTCGTCGACCACGGCAGCCGCGCGCAGTTCGAGGCCGCCAACGTCACCGGTACGCAGCGGCTGCTGGCGGCGGCGCGGTCGGCGGGCGCGCGGCGGTTCGTGTTCGTCTCCAGCCCGAGCGCGCTGATGCGGGTACGGGAGGGCGACCGTCTCGGCATCGACGAGAGCACCCCGTACCCGGAGCGGTGGTTCAACCACTACTGCGAGACGAAGGCGATCGCCGAGCAGTACGTACGGGCGGCGGACGGGCCGGAGTTCACCACCTGCGCCCTACGGCCGCGCGGCATCTGGGGGCCGCGCGACCACGCCGGATTCCTGCCGCGCATGGTCGACGCCATGCGCGCGGGACGACTGCCCGACCTGTCGGGCGGCAAACGGGTGCTGGTCTCGCTCTGCCACGTCGACAACGCGGTGGACGCCTGCCTGCGGGCCGTGCTCGCCCCCGCCGGGCAGGTCGGCGGCAAGGCCTACTTCGTCGTGGACCGCGAAGAGACGGACCTGTGGCCGTTTTTGGCCCGGGTCGGCGCCCTCTTCGACTGCCCGCCGCCCGCCCCGCGCATCCCGCTCGTCCTCGGCCGCGCGATGGCCGCGGCGGTCGAGACGGGCTGGCACCTGCGCCACCGGTCCGCGGGCAGCGGAGGAAGAGGCGGTACGGAGGCGGCTCCGCCCCTGAGCCGCTACATGATGGCGCTGCTGACCCGCTCGGCGACGTACGACACCCATGCCGCCCGACACGACCTCGGCTACACGGCTCCGCGCACCCAGACCGACGGGCTGCGAGCGCTGCAGGAATGGGTGACGGAGGTGGGCGGCGTCGCCGCCTGGACCGCCGGCCCGGCCGCCCGGAGCGGTACCGCCGCACCGGCCCGCCGCCCCGCACCCGAACACACCGAACAAGGGAACACACAGTCATGA
- a CDS encoding carboxylesterase family protein, with translation MGFTQDRPAPVVNTRSGPIRGVVEGDLAVFKGVPYAAPPVGPLRWRPAQPHPGWSGTLDATAYGPGSPQAVREGDRYSAATASRPSTRTV, from the coding sequence ATGGGTTTCACTCAGGACCGCCCTGCTCCCGTCGTGAACACGCGCTCGGGCCCGATCCGCGGCGTCGTCGAAGGCGACCTGGCCGTGTTCAAGGGCGTGCCGTACGCGGCGCCGCCCGTCGGGCCCCTCCGGTGGCGCCCCGCGCAGCCGCATCCGGGCTGGAGCGGCACCCTCGACGCGACGGCGTACGGGCCCGGTTCCCCGCAGGCCGTCCGCGAGGGCGACCGATACTCGGCGGCCACGGCTTCCCGCCCTTCGACGAGGACTGTCTGA
- a CDS encoding glycoside hydrolase family 15 protein, translating to MAFDRSGFEQADSGRYIPISEHGLIGDLRTAALVGTDGTIDWYCCPRFDAPSVFGSILDADRGGSFELAAEVPTRTRQFYFPDTNVLITRFFAADGVAEIQDFMPVVDESREAARHRLIRRVICVRGTLPFRARIAPRFGYGAEAHTAHLEGHTAVFRSPSLTLALTATAPLEGDGLDVWSHFKLLEGESHVFALDQIGDGVPPRSCPRAEAQEQAEATVRFWRHWLAGSRYHGRWREMVNRSALVLKLLTYAPTGAIVAAPTTSLPEQIGGERNWDYRYVWVRDAAFCVYAMLRLGFTSEAEAFMGFISERGILRGRGEAGPLQIMYGIDGRTDLPEYDLPHLEGYLGSAPVRVGNAATGQLQLDIYGALIDSIYLYDKWGQPISSDRWDEVGAVVDWLCEHWDQPDEGVWETRAGRRNFVYSRLMCWVALERAMRMANRRGLPADLPRWRESRDAIYRQIMRRGWSAERGAFVQGLDDHVLDASLLMMPMAKFISPTDPKWLSTLDALTTDLVSDSLVYRYDPTASPDGLYGPEGTFSICSFWYVEALARAGRLEEARLAFEKMLTYGNHLGLFAEEIGPTGEQLGNFPQAFTHLSLISAAFNLDRALG from the coding sequence ATGGCGTTCGACAGGTCTGGCTTCGAGCAGGCGGACAGCGGCCGTTACATCCCGATCTCCGAGCACGGCCTGATCGGCGATCTCCGTACAGCCGCCCTGGTCGGCACTGACGGCACCATCGACTGGTACTGCTGCCCGCGCTTCGATGCGCCCAGCGTCTTCGGGTCCATCCTCGACGCCGACCGGGGCGGGTCGTTCGAGTTGGCCGCCGAGGTCCCGACCCGCACCCGACAGTTCTACTTCCCCGACACGAACGTGCTGATCACGCGGTTCTTCGCCGCGGACGGGGTGGCTGAGATCCAGGACTTCATGCCCGTGGTCGACGAGTCGCGCGAGGCGGCCCGTCACCGGCTGATCCGACGGGTGATCTGCGTCCGCGGAACCCTCCCGTTCAGGGCACGGATCGCCCCCCGCTTCGGCTACGGCGCCGAAGCGCACACCGCGCACCTCGAAGGCCACACGGCGGTGTTCCGCTCCCCGTCACTGACGCTCGCGCTGACCGCCACCGCACCCCTGGAAGGCGACGGCCTGGACGTGTGGTCGCACTTCAAGCTCCTTGAGGGCGAGTCCCACGTGTTCGCCCTCGACCAGATCGGCGACGGCGTCCCGCCCCGGTCATGCCCTCGCGCCGAGGCGCAGGAGCAGGCCGAGGCGACCGTCCGGTTCTGGCGCCACTGGCTGGCCGGGTCGCGCTACCACGGGCGGTGGCGGGAAATGGTGAACCGCTCCGCGCTGGTGCTGAAGCTGCTCACCTACGCGCCGACCGGTGCGATCGTCGCCGCCCCCACCACCAGCCTGCCCGAGCAGATCGGCGGCGAGCGCAACTGGGACTACCGCTACGTCTGGGTCCGCGACGCCGCCTTCTGTGTCTACGCGATGCTGCGCCTGGGGTTCACCTCGGAGGCCGAGGCGTTCATGGGGTTCATCTCCGAGCGGGGCATCCTGCGGGGCAGAGGGGAGGCCGGTCCGTTGCAGATCATGTACGGCATCGACGGTCGCACGGATCTGCCCGAGTACGACCTTCCGCACCTGGAGGGATACCTCGGCTCCGCACCGGTCCGGGTGGGCAACGCCGCCACCGGCCAGCTCCAGCTGGACATCTACGGCGCGCTGATCGACTCGATCTACCTCTACGACAAGTGGGGGCAGCCGATCAGCAGTGACCGCTGGGACGAGGTCGGTGCCGTGGTGGACTGGCTGTGCGAGCACTGGGACCAGCCCGACGAGGGGGTGTGGGAGACCAGGGCGGGCCGGCGGAACTTCGTGTACTCGCGCCTGATGTGCTGGGTGGCGCTGGAACGCGCGATGCGCATGGCGAACCGCCGCGGCCTGCCGGCGGACCTGCCCCGCTGGCGGGAGTCCCGGGACGCGATCTACCGGCAGATCATGCGGCGCGGCTGGTCGGCCGAGCGGGGGGCGTTCGTCCAGGGACTGGACGACCACGTGCTGGACGCCTCGCTGCTGATGATGCCGATGGCCAAGTTCATCTCGCCCACCGACCCCAAGTGGCTCTCCACCCTGGACGCGCTCACCACGGACCTGGTCTCCGACTCGCTGGTGTACCGCTACGACCCGACCGCCAGCCCGGACGGCCTGTACGGCCCCGAGGGCACTTTCTCGATCTGCTCGTTCTGGTACGTGGAGGCGCTGGCCCGCGCAGGCCGGCTGGAGGAGGCCAGGCTCGCCTTCGAGAAGATGCTCACCTACGGCAACCACCTCGGCCTGTTCGCGGAGGAGATCGGCCCGACCGGAGAACAACTGGGCAACTTCCCCCAGGCCTTCACCCACCTCTCGCTGATCAGCGCCGCCTTCAACCTCGACCGCGCGCTGGGCTGA
- a CDS encoding carboxylesterase/lipase family protein gives MTVVASEASGSQPAQPEVRVAGGALRGTCEEGVAVFRGIPFAEPPVGALRFAAPRPVRGWDGVRPAASYGPPPPQGGHFGMDALARDAAGDDWLTVNVWSPEPSPGAGLPVMVWIQGGAYSIGMSGLPEYDGCRLARDGGVVVVTFNYRVGLEGFGQIEGAPANRGLLDQVAALEWVRDNIRAFGGDPGRVTVFGQSAGAGSVAALLAMPRAAGLFGRAVAQSVQGTFFSPELAADIAAACAAELGLEPTVGDLSGVDPVRLSAAGDAVGAKMERWADRWGPVAHRAIPFSPVVDGDVLPVTPWQALADGAGRDVELLVGHTRDETRLLAALDGLLGQVTPEQAETALNIFGPGRDAARRYRDAFPTAGPDELYELVNSDWLFRMPSLHLAQAQAAAGGRAHVYELTWSAPGMGGALGACHGLDVPLVFGNLDRGQPAVLIGERPFPEAEELSARMRAAWTAFAAHGDPGWPAYDTEQRLVRLFGARPTLAAYPEEASRLIWQDHAFPALPLLGR, from the coding sequence ATGACCGTTGTCGCGTCCGAGGCCTCCGGGTCCCAGCCGGCCCAGCCGGAAGTCCGCGTGGCGGGCGGGGCGCTCCGTGGAACCTGCGAGGAGGGTGTGGCGGTCTTCCGCGGCATCCCGTTCGCCGAGCCGCCCGTCGGCGCGCTGCGTTTCGCCGCACCGAGGCCCGTACGAGGATGGGACGGCGTGCGGCCGGCGGCGTCGTACGGCCCGCCGCCCCCTCAGGGCGGCCACTTCGGCATGGATGCGCTGGCGCGGGACGCGGCGGGCGACGACTGGCTGACGGTCAACGTCTGGTCGCCCGAACCGAGCCCGGGCGCAGGGCTGCCGGTGATGGTGTGGATCCAGGGCGGCGCCTACTCGATCGGCATGTCCGGTCTCCCCGAGTACGACGGCTGCCGCCTGGCCCGTGACGGCGGTGTCGTCGTGGTGACGTTCAACTACCGTGTGGGACTTGAGGGGTTCGGGCAGATCGAGGGAGCGCCCGCCAACCGGGGCCTGCTGGACCAGGTCGCCGCCCTGGAATGGGTGCGCGACAACATCCGGGCCTTCGGCGGTGACCCGGGGCGCGTCACCGTCTTCGGCCAGTCGGCGGGCGCCGGATCGGTCGCCGCGCTGCTGGCGATGCCGCGCGCGGCCGGGCTCTTCGGCCGGGCCGTGGCACAGAGTGTGCAGGGCACGTTCTTCTCGCCGGAGCTGGCCGCCGACATCGCCGCCGCTTGCGCTGCCGAGCTGGGGTTGGAGCCCACGGTGGGCGACCTGTCCGGGGTCGACCCCGTAAGGCTGTCCGCCGCAGGTGACGCGGTCGGCGCCAAGATGGAGCGGTGGGCGGACCGCTGGGGTCCGGTCGCACACCGGGCGATCCCGTTCTCGCCGGTCGTCGACGGAGACGTCCTGCCGGTCACGCCGTGGCAGGCTCTGGCCGACGGCGCCGGTCGGGACGTCGAACTCCTCGTCGGCCACACCCGCGACGAAACACGTCTGCTCGCCGCGCTCGACGGATTGCTCGGCCAGGTCACTCCGGAGCAGGCGGAGACCGCCCTGAACATCTTCGGCCCAGGCCGGGACGCCGCGCGCCGCTACCGCGACGCGTTTCCCACCGCGGGCCCGGACGAGCTGTACGAGCTGGTCAACTCCGACTGGCTGTTCCGCATGCCGTCCCTCCACCTCGCCCAGGCCCAGGCTGCCGCCGGCGGCCGTGCCCACGTCTACGAGCTGACCTGGTCCGCCCCGGGCATGGGCGGCGCCCTCGGTGCCTGTCACGGCCTCGACGTGCCGCTGGTCTTCGGAAACCTGGACCGCGGCCAGCCCGCCGTGCTGATCGGGGAACGCCCGTTCCCGGAGGCGGAAGAGCTGTCCGCACGGATGCGGGCCGCCTGGACCGCGTTCGCCGCCCACGGCGACCCCGGCTGGCCCGCGTACGACACGGAGCAGCGCCTCGTACGGCTCTTCGGCGCCCGACCGACCCTCGCCGCCTACCCGGAGGAGGCCTCCCGCCTGATCTGGCAGGACCACGCCTTCCCCGCACTGCCGCTACTCGGCCGCTAG